A genomic region of Psychrobacter sp. M13 contains the following coding sequences:
- a CDS encoding FAD-binding oxidoreductase, with amino-acid sequence MTVSPTMHNRPAHERTHAADQADNQDNSNETIISTSAANTIAVQAILDTLVYNHQFDESQIKTDSESLEHWGKDWTKHFAPAAAAIVFPKSTEQVQAIVLLANEHQVVLTPSGGRTGLSAGAVAANGEIVVSMDKMNRIGQFYAADRLVEIEAGVVTQQLQQFAESKDLYYPVDFASAGSSQMGGNIGTNAGGIKVIRYGMTRQWIMGLTVVTGKGDILELNRGMVKNATGYDLRQLFIGSEGTLGLVTHAQIKLERLPQDLSVMVLGMDNFTDVMNVLSAFQAKIDLTAFEFFDDTAIDKLMAHGQVQEPFESRTKFYTLLEFEAPYEPIMDKAMAIFEHCMEQGWVVDGVMSQSMAQAEELWKLREYISETISVFTPYKNDVSVLISHVPNFIADIDHIVSSNYPDFEVCWFGHIGDGNLHLNILKPDAMSKDEFFEECQIVNKYVFETVQKYGGSVSAEHGVGMTKKPYLQYSRSATEIEYLREVKKVFDPNNIMNRGKIFDM; translated from the coding sequence ATGACTGTATCACCGACCATGCACAACCGCCCTGCTCACGAACGTACTCATGCCGCAGATCAAGCTGATAATCAAGACAATAGCAATGAGACGATAATCAGTACGTCTGCTGCGAATACTATTGCTGTACAGGCTATCCTAGATACACTCGTTTATAACCATCAATTTGATGAGAGTCAGATCAAAACCGATAGCGAGAGTTTAGAGCATTGGGGTAAAGACTGGACCAAGCATTTCGCGCCAGCGGCCGCTGCAATTGTGTTTCCAAAGTCGACCGAGCAAGTGCAGGCTATCGTTTTATTGGCTAATGAGCATCAAGTCGTATTGACGCCAAGTGGCGGTCGCACGGGGCTATCCGCAGGCGCAGTCGCAGCTAATGGTGAGATTGTCGTCAGCATGGATAAGATGAATAGAATCGGTCAGTTTTATGCCGCCGATCGCTTAGTTGAGATTGAAGCAGGCGTGGTCACTCAGCAATTGCAACAGTTTGCGGAGTCAAAGGACTTATACTATCCTGTCGATTTTGCCTCCGCAGGTTCGAGCCAAATGGGCGGTAATATCGGCACCAATGCAGGCGGCATCAAGGTGATTCGTTATGGTATGACCCGTCAGTGGATTATGGGTCTGACCGTAGTCACAGGTAAAGGCGATATCTTAGAGTTGAATCGCGGTATGGTCAAAAACGCTACAGGTTACGATTTGCGCCAATTGTTTATCGGTAGTGAAGGCACGCTAGGCTTGGTCACTCATGCGCAGATTAAGCTTGAGCGCTTGCCACAAGACTTGAGCGTCATGGTGCTCGGCATGGATAACTTTACTGACGTGATGAATGTGCTCTCCGCTTTTCAAGCCAAAATTGATCTGACTGCTTTTGAGTTCTTTGATGATACGGCTATCGATAAGCTGATGGCGCATGGGCAAGTCCAAGAGCCGTTTGAGTCGCGGACTAAGTTTTATACTTTGCTTGAGTTTGAAGCGCCTTATGAGCCAATTATGGATAAGGCTATGGCGATATTTGAGCACTGTATGGAGCAAGGCTGGGTCGTTGATGGCGTGATGAGTCAGAGTATGGCGCAAGCTGAGGAGCTGTGGAAGTTGCGTGAATATATCTCTGAGACTATCTCAGTATTTACCCCTTACAAGAATGATGTCTCCGTACTTATTAGCCATGTGCCCAACTTTATTGCCGATATCGATCATATCGTCAGTAGTAATTATCCTGACTTTGAAGTCTGCTGGTTCGGTCATATTGGCGATGGTAATCTGCATTTAAACATCCTCAAGCCCGACGCTATGAGTAAAGATGAATTCTTTGAGGAATGTCAAATCGTCAATAAATACGTCTTTGAGACGGTACAAAAATATGGCGGCTCAGTGTCTGCGGAGCATGGTGTCGGCATGACCAAAAAGCCTTATCTACAATACAGTCGTAGCGCAACAGAGATTGAATATTTAAGAGAAGTCAAAAAAGTATTCGACCCTAATAATATTATGAACCGTGGTAAGATTTTTGATATGTAG
- the serA gene encoding phosphoglycerate dehydrogenase, with amino-acid sequence MALSLQKDKIRFLLLEGLHENALKVLEGAGYSNIEYLSHALDQDELIEKIKDAHFVGIRSRTQLTREVLEHAEKLIGIGCFCIGTNQVDLEAARELGIPVFNAPYSNTRSVAELVLAEAIMLYRGIPEKNATVHRGGWGKSATNSHEVRGKTIGIVGYGSIGSQLSVLAESFGMKVIYQDVVTKLPLGNAEQVASLEELLGKADIVTLHVPDLPSTRYMMGAKQFAQMKDGSHFINAARGTCVEIDDLAAALESGKILGAAIDVFPKEPKSADQEFESPLRKFDNVILTPHIGGSTQEAQANIGLEVAEKFVSYSDKGDTVTAVNFPEVSIPFKEGTHRLLHIHKNVPGVLSQINRLFAEAHINILAQSLMTEGDVGYLIMDVDYQDSDAALDQLKDVEETIRVRILF; translated from the coding sequence ATGGCGCTATCACTACAAAAAGATAAGATCCGTTTTTTATTACTCGAAGGCCTGCACGAGAACGCCTTAAAGGTATTAGAAGGCGCTGGTTATAGCAATATCGAATATCTAAGCCATGCGCTTGATCAAGATGAGCTGATCGAAAAAATAAAAGACGCCCATTTTGTTGGTATTCGTTCGCGTACTCAGTTAACTCGTGAAGTACTTGAGCATGCCGAAAAGCTTATCGGTATTGGTTGCTTTTGTATCGGTACGAACCAAGTTGACTTGGAAGCGGCTCGCGAGCTAGGTATTCCTGTCTTTAACGCGCCATACTCTAACACCCGCTCAGTTGCAGAATTGGTATTAGCTGAAGCTATTATGCTCTATCGTGGCATACCTGAAAAGAATGCGACCGTCCATCGCGGCGGCTGGGGTAAGTCAGCTACTAATTCGCATGAAGTGCGCGGCAAGACTATCGGTATCGTCGGTTATGGTTCTATCGGCTCGCAGCTGTCTGTACTGGCAGAGAGCTTCGGTATGAAAGTTATCTACCAAGATGTGGTGACCAAACTGCCACTCGGTAATGCTGAGCAAGTAGCCAGCTTGGAGGAATTATTAGGCAAGGCGGATATCGTTACCTTGCATGTGCCTGATCTACCAAGCACACGCTATATGATGGGCGCTAAGCAATTTGCGCAGATGAAAGACGGTAGTCATTTTATTAATGCTGCTCGCGGTACTTGTGTTGAGATTGATGATTTGGCAGCGGCATTAGAATCTGGCAAGATATTGGGCGCGGCAATCGATGTGTTCCCAAAAGAGCCAAAGTCTGCGGATCAAGAGTTTGAATCGCCACTGCGTAAGTTCGATAACGTGATCTTGACGCCGCATATCGGTGGCTCAACGCAAGAAGCACAGGCGAATATCGGCCTTGAAGTCGCTGAGAAGTTTGTCAGCTATTCAGACAAAGGTGATACGGTAACAGCAGTGAACTTCCCAGAGGTTTCTATTCCGTTCAAAGAAGGCACTCATCGTCTATTACATATCCACAAAAACGTCCCAGGTGTGTTGTCACAAATCAACCGTCTGTTCGCCGAAGCGCATATCAATATCTTAGCGCAAAGCCTCATGACTGAAGGCGATGTCGGTTATCTGATCATGGATGTCGATTATCAAGACTCTGATGCCGCGCTTGATCAATTAAAAGACGTTGAAGAAACCATTCGCGTACGTATCTTGTTCTAA
- the uraH gene encoding hydroxyisourate hydrolase: MKMNILKAAALGGVLAMTATASQAASQDDYQLSSHILDISTGMPAPDVNVKLMMQENGEWKLLNEQKTDSNGRIGTFLSNADNADHDGTYKLIFETSPYFRNKGLESFYPYVEVNFNIDDDNHYHVPITLSAYGFSTYRGS; the protein is encoded by the coding sequence ATGAAAATGAATATATTAAAAGCTGCTGCTTTGGGTGGCGTATTAGCTATGACTGCAACTGCCAGCCAAGCCGCTAGTCAAGACGATTATCAGTTATCAAGCCACATTTTAGACATAAGCACGGGTATGCCTGCGCCAGATGTTAATGTAAAATTGATGATGCAAGAAAACGGTGAGTGGAAACTGCTTAACGAGCAAAAAACGGATAGTAATGGCCGTATCGGTACTTTTTTATCGAATGCAGATAATGCTGACCACGATGGTACTTATAAATTAATTTTTGAGACTTCACCGTACTTTCGAAATAAAGGTTTAGAGTCTTTTTATCCTTATGTCGAAGTGAACTTCAACATCGATGACGACAATCATTATCATGTACCTATTACTTTATCTGCTTATGGATTTAGCACTTACCGTGGTAGCTAA
- a CDS encoding rhodanese-related sulfurtransferase — MSTTLNNTPDNSKKAPKYDSEVNNIVVAALYKFTRFTDFENYRQPILDMMLDNDVKGTLLIASEGINGTISGSRQGIDNVLEYLRSIDAIGSFTFKESYTSEQPFYRTKVKLKKEIVTMGVEDIDPLQSVGRYVKPKDWNALISDPDVVLIDTRNDYEVQIGTFQNALNPNTETFRDFPEYVAKEMDPAKHKKVAMFCTGGIRCEKSTAYMRQQGFDEVYHLEGGILKYLEEVPQDQSMWQGDCFVFDNRVSVNHNLEKGDYEQCFACRMPITAADMQSSAYIKGESCPHCIDKATDEQKVRFREREHQMQLALKRGEVHIGSDVIDVIEKRKAAKIEARRKADAANKAK, encoded by the coding sequence ATGAGCACTACCCTAAACAACACCCCTGATAATTCTAAAAAAGCCCCTAAATACGATAGCGAAGTAAATAATATCGTCGTCGCCGCGCTTTATAAGTTCACTCGCTTTACTGACTTCGAGAATTATCGCCAGCCTATTTTAGATATGATGTTAGATAATGACGTCAAAGGCACCTTGCTCATCGCAAGCGAAGGCATTAACGGCACGATATCAGGCAGTCGTCAGGGCATCGATAATGTCTTAGAATACTTACGTAGCATCGACGCTATCGGTAGCTTTACTTTTAAAGAGTCTTATACCAGCGAGCAGCCGTTTTATCGCACCAAGGTCAAACTCAAAAAAGAAATCGTTACCATGGGCGTAGAAGATATCGATCCATTACAGTCCGTCGGCCGCTACGTCAAGCCTAAAGATTGGAACGCGCTGATATCTGACCCTGACGTTGTCTTAATCGACACTCGTAACGATTATGAAGTGCAAATCGGTACTTTTCAAAATGCGCTAAACCCCAATACTGAGACTTTTCGTGATTTCCCAGAATACGTCGCTAAAGAGATGGATCCTGCTAAACATAAAAAAGTCGCGATGTTCTGCACGGGCGGTATCCGCTGTGAGAAATCGACCGCTTATATGCGTCAACAAGGCTTTGATGAGGTCTATCACTTAGAAGGCGGTATCTTAAAATATCTGGAAGAAGTGCCGCAAGATCAGTCGATGTGGCAAGGCGACTGCTTTGTGTTTGATAACCGCGTCTCGGTCAATCATAATCTTGAAAAGGGCGATTATGAGCAGTGTTTTGCTTGCCGTATGCCGATCACCGCAGCTGATATGCAATCTAGCGCTTATATCAAAGGCGAATCTTGCCCGCATTGTATCGATAAGGCTACTGACGAGCAAAAAGTACGCTTTCGTGAGCGTGAACATCAGATGCAATTGGCATTAAAGCGCGGAGAAGTCCATATCGGTAGCGATGTAATTGACGTTATAGAAAAGCGCAAGGCAGCTAAGATTGAAGCTCGCCGTAAAGCTGACGCGGCGAATAAAGCCAAATAG
- a CDS encoding Eco57I restriction-modification methylase domain-containing protein — MSLFQSVVVNRYVKELDAQLLSKAWQSYADCFLDPIKQDNIRLSKEEQYQEGFLRDLFVDVFDYTLNPNPNYDLTTEFKNQTSSKKADGAILKDGDAIGVIELKGMNTTDMGKIEAQAFGYKNNQPKCRYVITSNFQKLRLYIDNAVEYEEFDLFAMTQDRFALLYLLLRQTSMIADLPAKIKSESISQEEAITKQLYKDYSVFKRELFADLTANNADIDALLLFQKSQKLLDRLLFIFFAEDSHLLPANFAKGMINEWQQLKALKMTVPLYDRVKAYFGYLDQGHKDEHSEIFAYNGGLFRPDTLLDSMVISDELLRTHILILSEYDFASEVDVNILGHIFENSLSELDEVKAQLAGEVVDKSQTKRKKDGVFYTPKYITKYIVENTIGKLCADKKSELAIIDEDFIKPKKLTGKAKETLQSQDSALESYRNWLLQITVCDPACGSGAFLNEALNFLIAEHSYIDELHAKLYGDSMIFPDIENSILENNLFGVDINEESVEIAKLSLWLRTAQPRRKLNNLNDNIQCGNSLIDDIEVAGDKAFNWQTAFPQVFAKGGFDVVIGNPPYVRPRFQSEKEIMWLLDRFKGAENQFDLYHLFIEKAEEIRNSKGTVSFILPNAFLANKNSMMLRKFLLDNVHFSKIIECGDSVFSDASVDVLIYISDTEKEVSQFYRLANREIVFKNFFDQNSFYENEGYNFTVTLSPEQLSIFQKVRDNSDELNGFVDVMGGIKEYQVGKGKPPQNISMKEDRVFNSDMKKDDTFVKEVRGKHVFPFILKWENEYVSYGSWLAEPRNPKFFTGPRIFIRQIPGKENLYCAYTEDDYIVDQSAYIIKPKSDDLENFRSLECILNSKLIFWYYRNQNNEFDTLFPKIKSGEIKVLPIPSVTLDKNLAEKADLMLSLNEQLQTLTSKFIRTLQRKFEIDKLSKKLENWYELTYAEFIKELAKKKIKMGLSDEAEWEEYFLAEHSKAQQLMLQIETTDSEIDQMVYKLYELTDDEIAIIEAS, encoded by the coding sequence ATGTCTCTGTTTCAGTCAGTAGTAGTCAATAGATATGTCAAAGAACTAGATGCTCAGCTACTGAGTAAAGCATGGCAAAGTTACGCTGATTGCTTTTTGGATCCGATCAAGCAAGACAATATTCGCTTAAGTAAAGAGGAGCAATATCAAGAAGGCTTTTTGCGTGATCTGTTCGTTGATGTCTTTGACTATACGCTCAATCCTAATCCTAATTATGACCTGACCACTGAGTTTAAAAATCAAACCAGTAGTAAAAAGGCCGATGGGGCGATACTCAAAGATGGCGATGCTATCGGAGTCATTGAGCTAAAAGGCATGAATACTACCGATATGGGAAAAATCGAGGCGCAAGCGTTTGGTTATAAGAATAACCAGCCAAAATGTCGTTATGTCATTACGTCTAACTTCCAAAAGCTACGGCTGTATATCGATAATGCCGTTGAGTATGAAGAGTTTGATCTATTTGCGATGACGCAAGATAGGTTTGCGCTATTGTATTTACTATTACGTCAGACCAGCATGATAGCGGATTTGCCAGCTAAGATTAAGTCGGAGTCGATATCACAAGAGGAGGCGATCACCAAGCAGCTGTACAAGGATTACTCAGTATTCAAGCGTGAGCTATTCGCTGACTTAACCGCTAATAATGCTGATATCGATGCATTACTATTATTTCAAAAGTCACAAAAGCTACTGGATAGATTGCTATTTATTTTCTTCGCTGAGGACAGTCATCTACTCCCTGCTAACTTTGCCAAAGGTATGATTAATGAGTGGCAGCAGCTCAAAGCGCTAAAAATGACAGTGCCTTTGTACGATAGGGTCAAAGCCTATTTTGGCTATTTGGATCAAGGGCATAAAGACGAGCATAGCGAGATATTTGCCTATAATGGTGGGCTATTCCGTCCTGATACGTTGCTCGATAGCATGGTGATTAGTGATGAGCTACTACGCACTCATATTCTCATTTTGTCTGAATACGACTTTGCCAGTGAGGTTGATGTCAATATTTTAGGCCATATCTTTGAGAATTCACTATCGGAGCTGGATGAGGTCAAGGCGCAGCTGGCAGGCGAGGTGGTCGATAAGTCGCAGACTAAGCGCAAAAAAGATGGGGTGTTTTATACGCCCAAATACATCACCAAATATATTGTCGAAAACACGATTGGTAAGTTATGTGCAGATAAAAAGTCTGAGTTGGCTATTATTGATGAGGATTTTATTAAGCCCAAAAAGCTGACTGGTAAAGCTAAAGAGACGCTGCAATCTCAAGACTCAGCTCTTGAGAGCTATCGCAACTGGCTATTACAAATTACGGTGTGTGATCCTGCCTGCGGCAGTGGGGCGTTCTTAAATGAGGCGCTGAATTTCTTAATCGCTGAGCACAGTTATATCGATGAGCTACACGCCAAGCTGTACGGCGATAGTATGATATTTCCTGATATCGAAAACAGTATTCTTGAGAATAATCTATTTGGCGTTGATATTAATGAGGAGAGCGTTGAGATTGCCAAGCTGTCATTATGGCTACGTACCGCGCAGCCTAGACGTAAGCTCAATAATCTAAATGATAATATCCAATGTGGCAATTCACTGATTGATGATATAGAGGTCGCAGGAGATAAAGCATTCAATTGGCAAACGGCCTTCCCACAAGTCTTTGCTAAAGGTGGATTTGATGTCGTTATTGGTAATCCGCCTTATGTACGACCAAGATTTCAATCAGAGAAAGAAATTATGTGGCTTTTAGATAGATTCAAAGGTGCTGAAAATCAGTTTGATTTGTATCATTTGTTTATTGAAAAAGCTGAGGAAATAAGAAACTCAAAAGGTACTGTTTCATTCATTCTACCAAATGCATTTTTAGCTAATAAAAATTCTATGATGTTAAGAAAGTTTTTATTAGATAATGTCCATTTTAGTAAAATTATTGAATGCGGCGATTCAGTGTTTAGCGATGCGTCTGTTGATGTCTTGATTTACATATCCGATACTGAAAAAGAGGTCAGTCAGTTTTATCGACTTGCCAATCGTGAAATAGTTTTTAAAAACTTTTTTGATCAAAACTCTTTTTATGAAAATGAAGGCTATAATTTTACGGTAACCCTTTCGCCAGAACAGTTAAGTATCTTCCAAAAGGTTCGTGATAACTCAGATGAATTAAATGGTTTCGTTGATGTGATGGGCGGAATCAAAGAGTATCAGGTTGGAAAGGGCAAGCCACCCCAAAATATTTCAATGAAGGAAGATAGAGTTTTTAACTCTGATATGAAGAAAGACGATACTTTCGTAAAAGAAGTACGAGGTAAGCATGTTTTTCCATTTATTTTAAAATGGGAAAATGAATATGTCTCATACGGCTCATGGTTGGCAGAACCTAGAAATCCTAAGTTTTTTACAGGGCCTAGAATATTTATAAGACAAATTCCAGGGAAAGAAAATTTATATTGTGCGTATACAGAAGATGATTATATTGTCGATCAATCGGCTTATATTATTAAACCAAAATCGGATGATTTAGAAAACTTTCGTTCTTTAGAGTGTATTCTGAACTCTAAATTAATTTTTTGGTACTATAGAAATCAGAATAACGAGTTTGATACTTTGTTCCCTAAGATTAAATCTGGAGAAATCAAAGTATTGCCAATACCTAGTGTAACTTTAGACAAGAATCTAGCTGAAAAAGCCGATCTTATGTTATCGCTAAATGAGCAGTTGCAAACGCTAACCAGTAAATTTATTCGTACTCTGCAGCGTAAATTTGAGATAGATAAGCTAAGTAAAAAGTTAGAAAACTGGTATGAGCTAACTTATGCAGAATTTATCAAAGAGCTGGCAAAAAAGAAAATAAAAATGGGCTTGAGTGATGAGGCCGAATGGGAAGAGTACTTTTTAGCCGAACATAGCAAAGCCCAACAGCTCATGCTACAGATAGAAACTACCGATAGTGAGATAGACCAAATGGTCTATAAACTATACGAGTTAACTGACGATGAGATTGCCATTATCGAAGCCAGTTAA
- a CDS encoding tetratricopeptide repeat protein, with amino-acid sequence MKLLKAALFTALFSCAGLANAELISNVPLDTSRFELMSMADLSARAAQGNDHAQFYLAKRLQKGEGIAQNTQQAIQWYTRAAEQGVAPAQLNLAIMYLRGEGVQPNLQQAKVWLEKAAMRGDNRASYTLALLDEKQKNLVDAYKWYDLAARDGMLDEKVRTKARGKIGQLALNLSSSDIASARSKADTWFQSK; translated from the coding sequence ATGAAACTATTAAAAGCCGCCTTGTTCACTGCTCTATTCTCTTGTGCAGGTCTTGCTAATGCTGAACTAATCTCAAACGTACCGCTTGATACTTCACGTTTTGAGCTGATGAGCATGGCCGATCTCTCTGCTCGTGCCGCACAAGGTAACGATCATGCGCAGTTTTATTTAGCCAAGCGTCTACAAAAAGGTGAAGGCATAGCACAAAACACCCAGCAAGCGATTCAATGGTATACGCGCGCGGCCGAACAAGGCGTTGCTCCTGCTCAGCTTAATCTAGCGATTATGTATCTACGCGGTGAAGGGGTACAGCCTAATCTACAACAAGCCAAAGTATGGTTAGAAAAAGCCGCTATGCGTGGCGATAACCGTGCCAGCTATACGCTAGCCTTACTCGATGAGAAGCAAAAGAATTTAGTTGATGCCTATAAATGGTATGATTTAGCGGCTCGTGATGGAATGCTTGATGAGAAGGTACGTACTAAAGCCCGTGGCAAAATCGGTCAATTAGCTTTGAACCTTTCAAGCTCAGATATCGCTAGTGCTCGCAGCAAAGCCGATACTTGGTTTCAAAGTAAATAA
- the metW gene encoding methionine biosynthesis protein MetW, protein MRMDHQLAERWIAPRSHVLDLGCGNGELLAHLQHKLSVSGYGLEIDEEKINEAIAKGLSIVEQDLNDGLARFADNSFDTVVMARALQAVKAPDTLLLDMLRVGREAIITFPNFAHWQNRIHLGLKGMMPVSEALPYEWYDTPNIHLCTFKDFEQLCAQHDIHIINRFAVSDSDKGHSPLMSALIRQAPNLLADVAIYRVTKR, encoded by the coding sequence ATGAGAATGGATCATCAATTAGCTGAGCGCTGGATTGCACCGCGCTCGCATGTATTAGACTTGGGCTGCGGTAATGGCGAGCTACTCGCACACTTACAACATAAGCTGAGCGTTAGCGGTTATGGTCTTGAGATTGACGAAGAAAAAATCAACGAAGCGATCGCCAAAGGCCTATCTATCGTTGAGCAAGATCTTAATGACGGCTTAGCACGCTTCGCTGACAATAGCTTTGATACCGTGGTTATGGCACGAGCCCTACAAGCGGTCAAAGCGCCTGATACCCTGCTACTTGATATGCTACGGGTTGGGCGCGAAGCCATTATCACCTTTCCTAACTTTGCTCATTGGCAAAACCGTATTCATTTGGGACTCAAGGGCATGATGCCTGTCTCAGAGGCGCTGCCCTATGAGTGGTATGACACCCCTAACATTCATCTTTGTACTTTTAAGGACTTTGAGCAGCTATGTGCTCAGCATGATATTCATATTATCAACCGCTTTGCAGTCAGTGATTCGGATAAAGGCCATTCGCCACTTATGAGTGCACTTATTCGTCAAGCGCCAAACTTACTTGCCGATGTGGCTATCTATAGAGTCACTAAACGCTGA
- a CDS encoding homoserine O-acetyltransferase, producing MQGSVGIVTPQTLHFAEPLTLECNRTLPYFDLVYETYGVLNEDKSNAVLICHALSSNHHAAGVHSPDDKKSGWWDNMIGPGKAIDTDKFFVLCVNNIGSCFGSTGPTSINPDSIHGDNANNNDVNNNKNNAQVYGPDFPLITIKDWVKTQAMLSDRLQIDCWHAIVGGSMGGMQALQWSVDYPERLKRCVVIASTPKLSAQNIGFNEVARQSILSDPDFKDGHYLQAGTYPRRGLILARMVGHITYLTEDAMKAKFGRDLKAGKFTYGYDVEFQVESYLRYQGERFSENFDANTYLLMTKALDYFDPTRGRVRRATAPVAEPSLKTTIEEDTLDSADVYQEHQHEHDDLKVALAHTQCQYLVVSFTSDWRFAPERSQEIVNALMATGKPVSYVDIDAPHGHDSFLFDIPRYMDAVKGFLTAPFITTPSNTDANSNEYDAQNTATIGART from the coding sequence ATGCAAGGCTCAGTCGGTATAGTGACTCCGCAGACCCTACACTTCGCTGAGCCACTCACCTTAGAGTGCAATCGCACCTTGCCTTATTTTGACTTGGTCTATGAAACCTATGGCGTCCTCAATGAGGATAAGTCCAACGCAGTTTTGATTTGTCATGCCCTATCTAGCAATCATCATGCGGCAGGGGTGCATAGCCCTGATGATAAAAAAAGCGGCTGGTGGGACAATATGATTGGCCCTGGCAAAGCTATCGATACTGACAAGTTTTTTGTGCTATGTGTCAATAATATCGGTAGTTGCTTTGGCTCAACGGGTCCAACTTCGATCAACCCTGACAGTATTCATGGTGATAACGCTAATAACAATGACGTCAATAATAATAAGAATAACGCTCAGGTCTATGGCCCCGACTTCCCACTGATCACCATAAAGGACTGGGTCAAGACCCAAGCGATGCTCTCGGATCGCTTGCAAATCGACTGCTGGCATGCCATCGTTGGCGGATCTATGGGTGGCATGCAAGCGCTACAGTGGTCTGTCGACTATCCTGAACGTCTCAAGCGCTGCGTGGTGATTGCTAGTACGCCTAAGCTATCGGCACAGAATATCGGCTTTAATGAGGTCGCTCGCCAGTCGATACTCTCAGACCCTGACTTTAAAGACGGCCACTATCTACAAGCGGGTACTTACCCGCGGCGCGGACTTATCTTGGCGCGCATGGTCGGACATATCACTTATCTGACTGAAGACGCGATGAAAGCTAAATTCGGTCGTGACCTCAAAGCGGGCAAATTCACTTACGGCTACGATGTCGAGTTTCAGGTAGAGAGCTATCTGCGTTATCAAGGCGAGCGCTTTAGCGAAAACTTCGATGCCAATACCTACCTATTGATGACCAAAGCGCTCGATTATTTTGACCCGACTCGTGGACGGGTCAGAAGAGCCACAGCGCCAGTAGCAGAGCCGTCGCTGAAAACGACTATAGAAGAGGACACGCTCGATAGCGCTGACGTTTATCAAGAACATCAGCATGAGCACGATGATCTAAAAGTTGCCCTTGCCCATACCCAATGCCAGTATCTCGTTGTGTCGTTCACTAGTGATTGGCGCTTTGCTCCTGAGCGCTCGCAGGAGATCGTCAATGCGCTGATGGCGACAGGTAAACCCGTCAGTTATGTCGATATCGACGCGCCACACGGTCACGATTCATTCCTTTTTGATATTCCGCGCTATATGGATGCTGTTAAAGGATTTTTGACAGCGCCTTTTATTACGACACCGTCTAACACTGATGCTAATAGCAATGAATACGATGCGCAAAATACAGCCACTATAGGAGCGCGTACATGA